The Microbacterium sp. LWO12-1.2 genome includes a window with the following:
- the rhaI gene encoding L-rhamnose isomerase, which yields MSILSPEHLSALEQQGIELPSWAFGNSGTRFKVFGTPGTPRDPWEKIADAAQVHKYTALAPSVALHIPWDVVDSYSDLRTHAEDLGVALGTVNSNTFQDDDYKFGALTHEDAAIRQKAIDHHLACIDVMDATGSRDLKIWLAEGSNYPGQADLRGRQDRLQESLQQIYARLGDDQRLVLEYKFFEPAFYHTDVPDWGTSYAQVSSLGDKAMVCLDTGHHAPGTNIEFIVMQLLRLGKLGSFDFNSRFYADDDLIVGAADPFQLFRILFEVVRGGGLNNPDVAFMLDQCHNVEDKIPGQIRSVLNVQEMTARALIVDRDALAAAQKSGDVLAANAVFMDAFYTDVRPALAEWRESRGLAGDPMAAYAASGYQQQIAADRVGGVQAGWGA from the coding sequence GTGAGCATCCTCTCCCCCGAACACCTCTCCGCTCTCGAGCAGCAGGGCATCGAACTCCCCAGCTGGGCGTTCGGCAACTCCGGCACCCGCTTCAAGGTCTTCGGCACGCCGGGCACGCCGCGCGACCCGTGGGAGAAGATCGCCGACGCCGCCCAGGTGCACAAGTACACGGCGCTCGCCCCGTCTGTCGCCCTGCACATCCCGTGGGATGTGGTCGACTCCTACTCCGACCTGCGCACGCACGCCGAGGACCTGGGCGTCGCGCTCGGCACGGTGAACTCCAACACCTTCCAGGACGACGACTACAAGTTCGGCGCACTGACGCACGAAGACGCGGCCATCCGCCAGAAGGCGATCGACCACCACCTCGCCTGCATCGACGTGATGGACGCGACCGGCAGTCGCGACCTCAAGATCTGGTTGGCCGAGGGGTCGAACTACCCCGGCCAGGCCGACCTCCGCGGCCGTCAGGACCGCCTGCAGGAGTCGCTGCAGCAGATCTACGCTCGCCTCGGCGACGACCAGCGCCTGGTGCTCGAGTACAAGTTCTTCGAGCCCGCGTTCTACCACACCGACGTTCCGGACTGGGGAACCTCGTACGCGCAGGTGAGCTCGCTCGGCGACAAGGCCATGGTCTGCCTCGACACCGGCCACCACGCCCCCGGCACCAACATCGAGTTCATCGTCATGCAGCTGCTGCGCCTCGGCAAGCTCGGCTCCTTCGACTTCAACTCGCGCTTCTACGCCGACGACGACCTGATCGTCGGCGCGGCAGACCCGTTCCAGCTGTTCCGCATCCTGTTCGAGGTCGTGCGCGGCGGCGGGCTGAACAACCCCGACGTCGCCTTCATGCTCGACCAGTGCCACAACGTCGAGGACAAGATCCCCGGCCAGATCCGCTCCGTGCTGAATGTGCAGGAGATGACGGCCCGCGCGTTGATCGTCGATCGCGACGCTCTGGCCGCCGCACAGAAGTCGGGGGATGTACTGGCCGCCAACGCCGTCTTCATGGACGCGTTCTACACCGATGTGCGCCCGGCACTCGCCGAATGGCGCGAGTCGCGCGGGCTCGCGGGCGATCCGATGGCGGCGTACGCGGCATCCGGATACCAGCAGCAGATCGCCGCCGACCGCGTGGGCGGCGTGCAGGCCGGCTGGGGCGCCTGA
- a CDS encoding glycoside hydrolase family 3 C-terminal domain-containing protein yields MTDISASDLTLEEKASLTSGADFWTTKAVERAGIPSVMMTDGPHGLRKQAGGTDHLGLASSVPATCFPPAVGIGSSFDPELIARVGAAIGVEAAIEDVAVVLGPGINIKRSPLCGRNFEYFSEDPLVSGILGAASVRGVQSQGVGTSLKHFAANNQEFDRMRASSDVDPRPLREIYLRGFERVVKDASPWTVMCSYNKLNGVWTSEDPWLLTSVLRDDWGFDGLVVSDWGAVNDRVTGVAAGLDLEMPASGGRTDAQLVDAVRAGTLAESVLDTAAARAIDLVRKAGERPAVTGPLDVDAHHALAREAAGRSIVLLKNDGGVLPLAATQKVAVIGAFATEPRFQGAGSSLINPTRVDAALDELRAVGGDNVTYAAGFAVAGGAVAASGRSADELRDEAVAVAAAAEVAVVLLGLPAAEESEGFDREHIDLPAEQLALLDAVIAANPRTVVVLSNGGVVALPFADRVPAIVETWLLGQAGGGAVADVLYGAVNPSGKLAETVPVRLEDNPSFGNFPGEFGHVRYGEGLLVGYRWYDAKGLEVTYPFGHGLSYTTFEYGAASASVAADGDIVVRVDLTNTGDRDGREVVQVYVAPAQSIVQRAPRELKAFSSVALAAGETRTIELVVRREDLAYWDVRVDRWVVEGGEYAVEVAASSRDIRSSVTVEVAGDDVQQDLTMNSSVGDVLAHPVAGPIVMGALGGFMSELSGADSAAASMVPNDDAMQKMMASFPIGRLVGFPGVAVTYEQVEQLIAAANAGVVPAQ; encoded by the coding sequence ATGACCGACATCTCGGCATCCGATCTGACCCTCGAGGAGAAGGCGTCGCTCACCAGCGGCGCGGACTTCTGGACCACCAAGGCCGTGGAGCGGGCGGGTATCCCGTCGGTGATGATGACCGACGGTCCGCACGGACTGCGCAAGCAGGCCGGCGGCACCGACCACCTGGGGCTCGCCAGCAGCGTCCCGGCCACGTGTTTCCCGCCGGCCGTCGGCATCGGCTCGTCGTTCGACCCCGAGCTCATCGCGCGCGTCGGCGCCGCGATCGGTGTGGAGGCCGCGATCGAAGACGTCGCCGTGGTGCTCGGCCCCGGCATCAACATCAAGCGCTCGCCGCTGTGCGGACGCAACTTCGAGTACTTCTCGGAAGATCCCCTCGTCTCCGGTATCCTCGGCGCCGCATCCGTGCGCGGGGTGCAGTCGCAGGGCGTGGGTACCTCGCTCAAGCACTTCGCCGCGAACAACCAGGAGTTCGACCGCATGCGCGCGAGCTCCGACGTCGATCCTCGCCCGCTGCGCGAGATCTACCTGCGCGGTTTCGAACGCGTCGTGAAGGATGCATCGCCGTGGACGGTCATGTGCTCGTACAACAAGCTCAACGGGGTGTGGACCTCGGAGGACCCGTGGCTGCTCACCAGCGTGCTGCGCGACGACTGGGGCTTCGACGGTCTCGTGGTCTCGGACTGGGGCGCCGTGAACGACCGTGTCACCGGCGTCGCAGCCGGCCTCGACCTGGAGATGCCCGCATCGGGCGGCCGGACCGACGCCCAGCTGGTGGATGCCGTGCGCGCCGGGACTCTCGCCGAGAGCGTGCTCGACACCGCCGCCGCCCGGGCGATCGACCTGGTGCGCAAGGCGGGGGAGCGCCCGGCCGTGACCGGCCCGCTCGACGTGGACGCGCACCATGCCCTCGCCCGTGAGGCAGCCGGCCGCTCGATCGTGCTGCTGAAGAACGACGGGGGAGTGCTGCCCTTGGCCGCGACGCAGAAGGTCGCCGTGATCGGGGCCTTCGCGACCGAGCCGCGGTTCCAGGGCGCCGGTTCCTCGCTCATCAACCCGACCAGGGTGGATGCCGCGCTCGACGAACTGCGTGCGGTCGGCGGCGACAATGTCACGTACGCGGCGGGCTTCGCAGTCGCAGGGGGTGCCGTCGCCGCATCGGGACGCAGCGCCGATGAACTGCGTGACGAGGCCGTGGCCGTGGCTGCCGCCGCCGAGGTCGCGGTCGTGCTGCTGGGCCTGCCCGCCGCCGAGGAATCCGAGGGCTTCGACCGTGAGCACATCGATCTGCCCGCCGAACAGCTCGCACTGCTGGATGCCGTGATCGCGGCCAACCCGCGCACGGTGGTCGTGCTGTCCAACGGTGGCGTGGTCGCCCTGCCGTTCGCCGATCGGGTGCCGGCGATCGTGGAGACCTGGCTGCTCGGTCAGGCCGGAGGTGGCGCGGTCGCCGATGTGCTCTACGGTGCCGTGAACCCCTCGGGCAAGCTGGCCGAGACTGTTCCGGTGCGCCTGGAGGACAACCCGTCCTTCGGAAACTTCCCCGGCGAGTTCGGGCACGTCCGCTACGGCGAGGGACTGCTGGTCGGTTACCGCTGGTACGACGCCAAGGGCCTCGAGGTGACATACCCGTTCGGGCACGGACTCTCGTACACGACGTTCGAGTACGGTGCAGCCTCGGCATCGGTCGCGGCGGATGGCGATATCGTCGTGAGGGTCGACCTGACCAACACCGGCGACCGTGACGGTCGCGAGGTCGTGCAGGTCTACGTCGCCCCGGCGCAGTCGATCGTGCAGCGCGCCCCGCGTGAGCTCAAGGCGTTCTCGTCTGTCGCGCTCGCCGCAGGGGAGACCCGCACGATCGAGCTGGTCGTGCGCCGCGAAGACCTGGCGTACTGGGATGTGCGCGTCGACCGCTGGGTCGTCGAGGGCGGCGAGTACGCGGTCGAGGTGGCGGCGTCGAGCCGCGACATCCGCTCATCCGTCACTGTCGAGGTCGCGGGTGACGACGTGCAGCAGGACCTGACGATGAACTCCTCGGTCGGTGACGTGCTCGCCCACCCGGTCGCCGGCCCCATCGTGATGGGCGCACTCGGCGGCTTCATGAGCGAGCTCAGTGGAGCAGATTCGGCGGCGGCATCCATGGTGCCGAACGACGACGCGATGCAGAAGATGATGGCGTCGTTCCCGATCGGGCGCCTCGTCGGCTTCCCGGGTGTCGCGGTGACCTACGAGCAGGTCGAGCAGCTGATCGCCGCCGCGAACGCAGGAGTCGTGCCGGCGCAGTAG
- a CDS encoding LacI family DNA-binding transcriptional regulator, which yields MAVNVREVAEDAGVSVGTVSNVLNRPDKVAPATVARVQASIARLGFVRNDAARQLRAGRSRTIGLVVLDIRNPFFAEIARGAEERADEHGLSVLIANSDEQQQRELMHLDLFEEQRVAGVLVTPLSEASPQLAQIRDRGTPVVLVDRESVDGAFAAVSVDDTEGGRLATEHLLALGRRRIAFVGGPASLRQVSDRHAGAQAAVSAAGAALEFIATAVLSVEEGRRIGRHILEREPATRPDAIFAANDLLALGILQSLVMTGDARVPQDIALIGYDDIDFASAAVIPLSSVRQPAALIGSTAVDLLLRSQGEQAPVREHVLFRPELVARASTLGS from the coding sequence ATGGCGGTCAACGTGCGCGAGGTCGCCGAAGATGCAGGAGTGTCGGTCGGCACCGTCTCGAACGTGCTGAATCGACCGGACAAGGTGGCCCCGGCCACCGTCGCCCGCGTGCAGGCATCGATCGCACGACTCGGGTTCGTGCGCAACGACGCGGCCCGGCAGCTGCGGGCGGGGCGCAGCCGGACCATCGGGCTCGTCGTGCTCGACATCCGCAACCCGTTCTTCGCCGAGATCGCGCGCGGGGCCGAGGAGCGAGCAGATGAACACGGCCTCTCCGTGCTGATCGCCAACAGCGACGAGCAGCAGCAGCGGGAGCTGATGCACCTCGACCTCTTCGAGGAGCAGCGGGTCGCCGGTGTGCTCGTGACCCCGCTGAGCGAGGCATCCCCCCAGTTGGCGCAGATCCGTGACAGAGGCACTCCGGTCGTCCTCGTCGACCGGGAGTCCGTCGACGGGGCGTTCGCCGCCGTGTCCGTGGACGACACGGAGGGTGGTCGGCTCGCAACAGAGCACCTGCTCGCGCTCGGACGGCGGCGCATCGCCTTCGTCGGAGGGCCGGCGTCTCTGCGCCAGGTATCCGATCGTCACGCGGGGGCGCAGGCCGCAGTGAGCGCGGCGGGCGCGGCGCTCGAATTCATCGCGACCGCGGTGCTCAGCGTCGAGGAGGGGCGCCGCATCGGACGGCACATCCTCGAACGGGAACCCGCGACCCGCCCCGACGCGATCTTCGCCGCCAACGATCTGCTCGCCCTCGGCATCCTGCAGAGCCTGGTGATGACGGGAGACGCCCGCGTGCCACAGGACATCGCGCTGATCGGGTACGACGACATCGACTTCGCCTCCGCCGCCGTCATCCCGCTGAGCTCCGTGCGCCAACCCGCTGCCCTGATCGGATCGACCGCCGTTGACCTGCTGCTGCGGAGCCAGGGAGAGCAGGCACCGGTGCGCGAGCACGTGCTGTTCCGGCCCGAGCTCGTCGCGCGGGCCTCGACGCTCGGCTCCTGA
- a CDS encoding ion channel, with the protein MSAPALRDRARRRLVARLSADGARTIGYTVLLALLVACYGLCARQRSTDPNPIAFLLILATVAVVFRVTDARPSVQHIAWAVLSLAGIATIVATLLGAEGQALDVVLSAASLLALLVAPAVIIGHQATRRGLNLEALLAAITAYVFVGLFFAFALNLLSLLSSTPTFEGADGDSLANQVFFSFTTLTTTGYGNLVPVSTGAQTVAVAEAITGQFFLITAVARIMRGASGPATAHDELRRQKETP; encoded by the coding sequence GTGAGCGCACCCGCGCTCCGCGACCGGGCACGACGACGGCTCGTCGCGCGTCTCAGCGCCGACGGGGCCCGCACGATCGGCTACACGGTGCTCCTCGCACTCCTCGTGGCCTGTTACGGGCTGTGCGCGAGGCAGCGCAGCACGGATCCGAATCCGATCGCCTTCCTCCTGATCCTCGCAACGGTCGCCGTCGTGTTCCGCGTCACCGATGCGCGCCCGTCCGTACAGCACATCGCGTGGGCCGTGCTGTCGCTCGCGGGGATCGCCACGATCGTGGCGACGCTGCTCGGCGCCGAGGGGCAGGCACTCGATGTCGTGCTGTCCGCCGCATCATTGCTCGCTCTCCTCGTCGCGCCCGCGGTGATCATCGGCCATCAGGCGACGCGGCGCGGGCTCAACCTCGAGGCTCTGCTCGCCGCGATCACTGCCTACGTGTTCGTCGGACTGTTCTTCGCCTTCGCGCTGAATCTGCTGTCCCTGCTGTCGTCCACACCGACCTTCGAGGGCGCCGACGGCGATTCACTCGCGAACCAGGTGTTCTTCTCGTTCACCACTCTCACGACCACCGGGTACGGCAACCTCGTGCCCGTCAGCACCGGCGCCCAGACCGTGGCGGTCGCCGAGGCGATCACGGGGCAGTTCTTCCTCATCACGGCCGTCGCCCGCATCATGCGCGGCGCGAGCGGCCCGGCCACGGCACACGATGAGCTGCGCAGACAGAAGGAGACGCCGTGA
- a CDS encoding MFS transporter, producing the protein MKRWAVVGVLGCAQFVMVLDGTVMNVSISTVVTDLDTSVSAMQAAITFYTLTMAAFMLLGAKLGDVWGRRRAFVVGSCIYAVGSLITALSPNVQFLFLGWSVIEGLGAVLVIPAIAALVADNYQGADRVTAFAIIGAVSGAAVAAGPLIGGAVTTYFDWRYVFVAEVVIMLAVVACARIITDASTRQTARIDILSVILSSVGLVFVVYGMLQSKTWGWIVPLATPEIGGIPVAPLGISMSAWFMTLGGVLIAVFITRQRRLAAQDRAPLVDVRMFSITSLRSGLSVLGAQYAVTAGLFFMVPVYLQMTLGLDALETGIRIFPLSVSLVLFSIAGTRLSRRMTPRAIVRTGQVLLVVSAVVLLGSATSDLRSGLFAVGMFLAGSALGLLASQLGNVNMSSVSESQTSEVGGLQGVFQNLGSSLGTALIGSILIGALSTSFASGVADSALPPETRAAVSAATEQGVTIVPASTVTAIAEDAGLSDEDASTLSHIYRESQLSSLRVSFFGLILISLLSLLFSRGIPTEVAVRRRAGARP; encoded by the coding sequence GTGAAGAGATGGGCCGTCGTCGGCGTGTTGGGGTGCGCGCAGTTCGTGATGGTGCTGGATGGCACGGTGATGAACGTGTCGATCTCGACCGTCGTCACCGATCTCGACACGAGCGTCTCCGCCATGCAGGCAGCGATCACGTTCTACACGCTGACCATGGCCGCCTTCATGCTGCTCGGAGCCAAGCTCGGTGACGTGTGGGGGCGGCGGCGGGCGTTCGTGGTGGGCTCGTGCATCTATGCGGTCGGCTCGTTGATCACCGCTCTGAGCCCGAACGTGCAGTTCCTCTTCCTCGGCTGGTCCGTCATCGAGGGACTCGGCGCCGTTCTCGTCATTCCCGCGATCGCCGCACTCGTCGCCGACAACTATCAGGGGGCGGATCGCGTCACCGCGTTCGCGATCATCGGTGCGGTGTCGGGAGCGGCGGTCGCAGCCGGTCCACTGATCGGCGGAGCCGTGACCACGTACTTCGACTGGCGCTACGTGTTCGTGGCGGAGGTCGTGATCATGCTGGCGGTCGTCGCCTGTGCCCGGATCATCACCGACGCGAGCACACGGCAGACGGCACGCATCGACATCCTGAGCGTGATCCTCTCCTCGGTCGGGCTGGTGTTCGTGGTCTACGGCATGCTCCAGAGCAAGACCTGGGGATGGATCGTGCCGCTCGCCACGCCGGAGATCGGCGGCATCCCCGTCGCCCCGCTGGGCATCTCGATGAGCGCCTGGTTCATGACGCTCGGCGGGGTGCTCATCGCGGTCTTCATCACGCGCCAACGCCGCCTCGCGGCGCAGGATCGCGCACCTCTCGTCGACGTGCGGATGTTCTCGATCACGTCTCTCCGCAGCGGCCTCTCGGTGCTCGGCGCGCAGTACGCGGTGACCGCAGGCCTGTTCTTCATGGTGCCGGTGTACCTGCAGATGACGCTCGGGCTCGACGCCTTGGAGACCGGCATCCGCATCTTCCCCCTGTCGGTGTCGCTCGTGCTGTTCTCGATCGCGGGTACGCGACTGTCCCGGCGGATGACACCGCGCGCGATCGTCCGCACCGGCCAGGTGCTGCTCGTCGTCAGTGCGGTCGTGCTGCTCGGCTCCGCGACGAGCGACCTGCGCAGCGGCCTCTTCGCCGTCGGGATGTTCCTCGCCGGCAGCGCGCTCGGCCTCCTGGCCTCGCAGCTGGGGAACGTGAACATGTCGAGCGTCTCGGAGTCGCAGACCAGCGAGGTGGGTGGACTCCAGGGAGTGTTCCAGAATCTCGGCTCGTCACTGGGCACGGCCCTCATCGGCTCGATCCTGATCGGAGCTCTGTCGACGTCGTTCGCTTCCGGCGTCGCCGACAGCGCGCTGCCGCCCGAGACCCGGGCCGCCGTCAGTGCGGCCACCGAGCAGGGCGTCACGATCGTGCCGGCGAGCACTGTCACGGCGATCGCGGAAGATGCGGGGCTGAGCGACGAGGATGCGAGCACTCTCTCGCACATCTACCGCGAGTCACAGCTGTCGTCGCTGCGGGTCTCGTTCTTCGGGCTCATCCTGATCAGCCTGCTGTCGCTGCTGTTCTCCCGCGGCATCCCGACCGAGGTCGCCGTCAGACGCCGGGCGGGCGCACGTCCCTGA
- a CDS encoding L-rhamnose mutarotase, whose amino-acid sequence MTRVAFQLQVRPELLDEYLARHSPVWPEMLAEIATAGRRNYSLFLGAHGTLIGYYETDDDAAAQAYLAASPVAARWEAEMSRFFDGLDGRPDQAATPLSEVFHLEDQLAASGEHAASDNDSAPRNDSEGSAS is encoded by the coding sequence ATGACCCGCGTCGCCTTCCAGCTCCAGGTGCGCCCCGAGCTGCTCGACGAGTACCTCGCCCGGCACTCACCGGTGTGGCCGGAGATGCTGGCGGAGATCGCCACCGCCGGCCGCCGCAACTACTCGCTCTTCCTCGGCGCCCACGGCACGCTCATCGGCTACTACGAGACCGATGACGACGCCGCTGCCCAGGCCTATCTCGCGGCATCCCCCGTCGCCGCTCGTTGGGAAGCCGAGATGAGCCGCTTCTTCGACGGGCTCGATGGCCGCCCCGACCAGGCCGCCACTCCGCTCTCCGAGGTGTTCCACCTCGAAGACCAGCTCGCAGCCAGCGGCGAGCACGCAGCATCCGACAACGACTCCGCACCCCGCAACGACTCAGAAGGCAGCGCATCGTGA
- a CDS encoding rhamnulokinase — MTRHAVAAVDLGATSGRVMIGRIGDGGLDLELVSRFPNGPVERADGLHWDFGALYEHVLDGLAEAVRREPDIQSIGIDSWAVDYGLVRGGELLAEPFHYRDERTVRGVAEVHEIAPSAELYARNGLQFLPFNTLYQYRVDVHLAAADSALLIPDLIAFLLTGTAVAERTNASTTGLLGVTDGDWDTALADRLGIPSRILPTLIDPGETIGRLRPELAARIGKDLPVIAVGSHDTASAVVAAPLSTPHSAYISCGTWGLVGIELTEPVLTDAAREANFTHELGVDRRYRFLHNVTGLWLLSETVRTWEAEDGTAIDLPALLAAASAVTDDVPLFDANDPSLSAPGDMPARIAALLGPDAPASRPAFARSIVESIATAFAQAVQTASALSGRELDSIHLVGGGSLNRLLCQATADRTDLPVLAGPVEATALGNVLVQARALGAAPSSLEELRALVAATHEPERFAPRA, encoded by the coding sequence ATGACCCGGCACGCTGTCGCCGCGGTCGACCTCGGTGCGACCAGCGGACGGGTCATGATCGGGCGCATCGGCGATGGGGGGCTCGACCTGGAGCTCGTCTCGCGCTTCCCGAACGGTCCAGTCGAGCGCGCGGACGGCCTGCACTGGGACTTCGGCGCGCTGTACGAGCACGTGCTCGACGGCCTCGCCGAGGCGGTGCGCCGTGAACCCGACATCCAGAGCATCGGCATCGACTCGTGGGCCGTCGACTACGGCCTGGTGAGGGGCGGCGAACTCCTCGCCGAGCCGTTCCACTACCGCGACGAGCGCACGGTCCGCGGTGTCGCAGAGGTACATGAGATCGCGCCCTCCGCCGAGCTCTACGCCCGCAACGGACTGCAGTTCCTGCCGTTCAACACGCTGTACCAGTACCGGGTCGACGTGCACCTCGCCGCGGCAGACAGCGCGCTGCTGATCCCCGACCTCATCGCTTTCCTGCTCACGGGCACCGCCGTCGCAGAACGCACGAACGCCTCGACCACCGGCCTGCTCGGTGTCACGGACGGCGACTGGGACACGGCGCTGGCGGACCGCCTCGGCATCCCGTCGCGCATCCTGCCCACGCTCATCGACCCCGGCGAGACCATCGGCCGCCTGCGCCCCGAGCTCGCCGCACGCATCGGCAAGGATCTGCCGGTGATCGCGGTCGGCTCGCACGACACGGCGTCCGCGGTGGTCGCCGCTCCCCTGTCGACACCGCACTCGGCGTACATCTCCTGCGGCACCTGGGGGCTGGTCGGCATCGAGCTCACCGAGCCGGTGCTCACGGATGCTGCGCGCGAGGCCAACTTCACACATGAGCTCGGCGTCGACCGGCGCTACCGTTTCCTGCACAACGTCACCGGGCTCTGGCTGCTCAGCGAGACCGTGCGGACGTGGGAAGCAGAGGACGGCACGGCGATCGACCTGCCTGCGCTCCTCGCCGCGGCATCCGCCGTCACCGACGACGTGCCACTGTTCGATGCGAACGACCCCAGCCTCAGCGCGCCCGGCGACATGCCCGCGCGCATCGCGGCTTTGCTCGGTCCGGACGCGCCCGCATCGCGCCCGGCGTTCGCCCGGTCGATCGTGGAGTCGATCGCGACCGCGTTCGCTCAGGCCGTGCAGACCGCCTCCGCTCTGTCCGGTCGTGAGCTCGACAGCATCCACCTCGTCGGCGGAGGCTCGCTCAACCGCCTGCTCTGCCAGGCCACGGCGGACCGCACCGATCTGCCCGTGCTGGCCGGTCCGGTCGAGGCCACCGCGTTGGGCAACGTGCTCGTGCAGGCCCGGGCCCTGGGCGCCGCACCCTCGTCGCTCGAGGAGCTGCGCGCCCTCGTCGCCGCGACGCACGAGCCGGAGCGCTTCGCCCCTCGCGCCTGA
- a CDS encoding bifunctional aldolase/short-chain dehydrogenase: MTNPTAAALIARSNRLGADPKNTNYAGGNTSAKGTETDPVTGQPVELLWVKGSGGDLGTLTEQGLAALRLDRMRALVDVYPGLDREDEMVAAFDYCLHGKGGAAPSIDTAMHGLVDAAHVDHLHPDSGIAIATAADGEALTSKIFGDGAGGQRVVWVPWRRPGFQLGLDIAAIKEKNPQAIGCILGGHGITAWGDTSEEAESHSLWIIDTAAAYIEANGKPAPFGGVRTGFEALPAAERRERAAALAGTIRGIASTDKPQVGHFTDAEVVLDFLASERAPELAALGTSCPDHFLRTKVKPLILDLPATATAEEQIARLHELHAEYRADYQAYYDAHATAESPAIRGADPLIVLVPGVGMFSYGANKQTARVAGEFYVNAINVMRGAESLSTYSPISDAEKFRIEYWALEEAKLQRMPKPKSHQGRIAFVTGAASGIGKAIATRLAAEGACVVIADLDLEKAQAAAAELGNTDVAIGVAANVADADAIQAALNDAVLAFGGVDLVVNNAGLSLSKPLLETTEKDWDLQHDVMAKGSFLVSKAAARVLIDQKLGGDIIYISSKNSVFAGPNNIAYSATKADQAHQVRLLAVELGEFGIRVNGINPDGVVRGSGIFASGWGANRAATYGVAEEDLGQFYANRTILKREVVPENVADAVYVLTGPELSRTTGLHIPVDSGVAAAFLR, encoded by the coding sequence ATGACGAACCCGACCGCCGCCGCGCTGATCGCGCGCAGCAACCGCCTGGGCGCTGACCCGAAGAACACCAACTACGCGGGCGGCAACACCTCCGCGAAAGGCACCGAGACCGACCCGGTGACCGGACAGCCGGTCGAGCTGCTGTGGGTCAAGGGCTCGGGCGGCGACCTGGGCACGCTCACCGAACAGGGCCTCGCGGCGCTGCGCCTGGACCGCATGCGCGCACTCGTCGACGTGTACCCGGGCCTCGACCGCGAGGACGAGATGGTCGCGGCGTTCGACTACTGCCTGCACGGCAAGGGCGGGGCCGCTCCGTCGATCGACACCGCGATGCACGGCCTCGTGGATGCTGCGCACGTCGACCACCTGCACCCGGACTCCGGCATCGCGATCGCGACCGCGGCAGACGGCGAGGCGCTGACCTCGAAGATCTTCGGCGACGGCGCTGGTGGGCAGCGTGTCGTGTGGGTGCCGTGGCGCCGCCCCGGCTTCCAGCTCGGACTGGACATCGCCGCCATCAAGGAGAAGAACCCCCAGGCGATCGGCTGCATCCTGGGCGGCCACGGCATCACAGCCTGGGGCGACACGTCGGAGGAGGCCGAGTCCCACTCGCTGTGGATCATCGACACCGCGGCCGCGTACATCGAGGCGAACGGCAAGCCCGCTCCCTTCGGCGGCGTGCGCACCGGTTTTGAGGCTCTTCCGGCGGCCGAGCGCCGTGAGCGCGCGGCCGCCCTGGCCGGCACCATCCGCGGCATCGCTTCGACCGACAAGCCGCAGGTCGGACACTTCACCGACGCCGAGGTCGTGCTCGACTTCCTCGCCTCGGAGCGCGCCCCCGAGCTCGCTGCCCTCGGCACCAGCTGCCCCGACCACTTCCTGCGCACCAAGGTCAAGCCGCTGATCCTCGACCTCCCGGCCACCGCGACCGCCGAGGAGCAGATCGCCCGCCTGCACGAGCTGCACGCCGAGTACCGCGCCGACTACCAGGCGTACTACGACGCGCATGCGACCGCCGAGTCCCCCGCCATCCGCGGCGCCGACCCGCTGATCGTGCTGGTGCCTGGCGTCGGCATGTTCTCGTACGGGGCGAACAAGCAGACCGCCCGCGTGGCCGGCGAGTTCTACGTCAACGCGATCAACGTGATGCGCGGCGCCGAGTCGCTCTCGACGTACTCCCCCATCTCCGACGCCGAGAAGTTCCGCATCGAGTACTGGGCGCTGGAAGAGGCCAAGCTGCAGCGCATGCCGAAGCCGAAGTCGCACCAGGGACGCATCGCGTTCGTGACCGGTGCCGCCTCCGGCATCGGCAAGGCCATCGCCACGCGTCTCGCGGCCGAAGGCGCCTGCGTCGTGATCGCCGACCTCGATCTCGAGAAGGCCCAGGCTGCGGCGGCCGAGCTCGGCAACACCGACGTCGCGATCGGCGTCGCGGCGAACGTGGCAGATGCCGACGCGATCCAGGCAGCACTGAACGACGCGGTGCTGGCGTTCGGCGGCGTGGACCTCGTCGTCAACAACGCCGGACTGTCACTGTCGAAGCCGCTGCTGGAGACCACCGAGAAGGACTGGGACCTGCAGCACGACGTCATGGCGAAGGGCTCGTTCCTGGTGTCGAAGGCCGCCGCCCGCGTGCTGATCGACCAGAAGCTCGGCGGAGACATCATCTACATCTCGTCGAAGAACTCGGTCTTCGCCGGTCCGAACAACATCGCGTACTCCGCGACCAAGGCCGACCAGGCGCACCAGGTGCGTCTGCTCGCGGTCGAGCTCGGCGAGTTCGGCATCCGCGTCAACGGCATCAACCCCGACGGCGTCGTGCGCGGCTCCGGCATCTTCGCCTCTGGCTGGGGTGCGAACCGCGCCGCGACCTACGGCGTCGCCGAAGAAGACCTTGGCCAGTTCTACGCCAACCGCACGATCCTCAAGCGCGAGGTCGTGCCCGAGAACGTCGCGGATGCCGTGTACGTGCTCACCGGCCCCGAGCTCAGCCGCACGACGGGCCTGCACATCCCGGTCGACTCCGGCGTGGCCGCCGCGTTCCTGCGATGA